One window of the Pelmatolapia mariae isolate MD_Pm_ZW linkage group LG15, Pm_UMD_F_2, whole genome shotgun sequence genome contains the following:
- the LOC134642878 gene encoding aquaporin-4-like isoform X2: protein MTAFKGIWTKEFWRCVTAEFSAMLIFVLLGLGSTINWGTEDPHPPDLVLISLCFGLTIATMVRCFGHISGAHINPAVTVAMVVTRKLSLAKAVFYLLAQCVGAIVGAAVLYGITPASVRGGMGVTEVNESISVGTALVVELFITFQLIFTIFATCDHKRKDLKGSSALAIGLSVCVGHLFAIPFTGASMNPARSFGPAMVTWSWENHWVYWVGPSMGGTLAAALYEYLFCPDPEVKKRFSETFVKTPFTAAKQRQDSATAQEPLFTVMDVERAERREREVSGEVLSSV, encoded by the exons ATGACTGCCTTTAAGGGCATCTGGACTAAGGAGTTCTGGCGCTGTGTGACGGCTGAGTTCTCTGCCATGCTGATCTTTGTCCTGCTTGGTCTCGGTTCAACTATCAACTGGGGCACTGAGGATCCCCACCCCCCCGACCTCGTGCTCATCTCTCTCTGCTTTGGCCTGACTATTGCCACCATGGTGCGGTGCTTCGGCCACATCAGTGGGGCTCATATCAATCCAGCGGTCACGGTAGCCATGGTTGTGACCAGGAAGCTGAGCCTGGCTAAAGCAGTCTTCTACCTCCTGGCCCAGTGTGTGGGAGCCATAGTCGGGGCGGCCGTACTGTACGGGATCACCCCAGCCTCTGTTAGGGGTGGGATGGGAGTCACTGAA GTGAATGAAAGTATCTCTGTGGGTACCGCCCTGGTCGTAGAACTCTTCATCACCTTTCAGCTGATCTTCACCATCTTTGCCACCTGTGACCACAAACGTAAAGATCTCAAAGGTTCATCTGCTTTGGCTATCGGcctttctgtttgtgttggtCATCTGTTTGCT ATTCCCTTCACTGGAGCCAGTATGAACCCTGCTCGGTCCTTCGGCCCAGCGATGGTCACATGGTCCTGGGAAAACCACTGG GTGTACTGGGTGGGTCCGTCAATGGGTGGCACCCTGGCTGCAGCTCTTTATGAATACCTGTTCTGCCCCGACCCAGAGGTGAAGAAACGTTTCTCTGAGACTTTCGTGAAGACGCCCTTCACTGCTGCTAAACAACGACAGGATTCAGCCACGGCCCAGGAGCCTCTCTTCACTGTCATGGATGTAGAAAGAGctgagaggagggagagggaggtgtCTGGGGAGGTGCTGTCCTCTGTGTga
- the LOC134642878 gene encoding aquaporin-4-like isoform X1, with translation MTESGGALERLRRCCFPCTPHSQFWPPSCFTQDKAMTAFKGIWTKEFWRCVTAEFSAMLIFVLLGLGSTINWGTEDPHPPDLVLISLCFGLTIATMVRCFGHISGAHINPAVTVAMVVTRKLSLAKAVFYLLAQCVGAIVGAAVLYGITPASVRGGMGVTEVNESISVGTALVVELFITFQLIFTIFATCDHKRKDLKGSSALAIGLSVCVGHLFAIPFTGASMNPARSFGPAMVTWSWENHWVYWVGPSMGGTLAAALYEYLFCPDPEVKKRFSETFVKTPFTAAKQRQDSATAQEPLFTVMDVERAERREREVSGEVLSSV, from the exons ATGACGGAGAGCGGCGGGGCTCTGGAGCGCCTGAG GAGGTGTTGCTTTCCCTGTACACCACACTCTCAGTTCTGGCCTCCATCGTGCTTCACTCAAGACAAAGCTATGACTGCCTTTAAGGGCATCTGGACTAAGGAGTTCTGGCGCTGTGTGACGGCTGAGTTCTCTGCCATGCTGATCTTTGTCCTGCTTGGTCTCGGTTCAACTATCAACTGGGGCACTGAGGATCCCCACCCCCCCGACCTCGTGCTCATCTCTCTCTGCTTTGGCCTGACTATTGCCACCATGGTGCGGTGCTTCGGCCACATCAGTGGGGCTCATATCAATCCAGCGGTCACGGTAGCCATGGTTGTGACCAGGAAGCTGAGCCTGGCTAAAGCAGTCTTCTACCTCCTGGCCCAGTGTGTGGGAGCCATAGTCGGGGCGGCCGTACTGTACGGGATCACCCCAGCCTCTGTTAGGGGTGGGATGGGAGTCACTGAA GTGAATGAAAGTATCTCTGTGGGTACCGCCCTGGTCGTAGAACTCTTCATCACCTTTCAGCTGATCTTCACCATCTTTGCCACCTGTGACCACAAACGTAAAGATCTCAAAGGTTCATCTGCTTTGGCTATCGGcctttctgtttgtgttggtCATCTGTTTGCT ATTCCCTTCACTGGAGCCAGTATGAACCCTGCTCGGTCCTTCGGCCCAGCGATGGTCACATGGTCCTGGGAAAACCACTGG GTGTACTGGGTGGGTCCGTCAATGGGTGGCACCCTGGCTGCAGCTCTTTATGAATACCTGTTCTGCCCCGACCCAGAGGTGAAGAAACGTTTCTCTGAGACTTTCGTGAAGACGCCCTTCACTGCTGCTAAACAACGACAGGATTCAGCCACGGCCCAGGAGCCTCTCTTCACTGTCATGGATGTAGAAAGAGctgagaggagggagagggaggtgtCTGGGGAGGTGCTGTCCTCTGTGTga